In Scatophagus argus isolate fScaArg1 chromosome 7, fScaArg1.pri, whole genome shotgun sequence, a genomic segment contains:
- the ribc2 gene encoding RIB43A-like with coiled-coils protein 2 isoform X2: MDTFYCCTDNKPRMMEQSVETCGLIPDLVDKEALNMQIRQKKKQEEAAKEEQNAYDAEMLHNSKTAGLLHRRQVKEKHAMERAIVDYRHQNQQPWKQREYDLNDPDRCRKTERGDTQMMPPGLVGEDPDSKVRQQRQKEQLREWLIQQQGERAAERHQRKLEEQLYDQRRVEMNNQCLQLQNLELERRRAEAVATREYNLAKIEEKRQQGQLEDLVNEPTPDMVGGPIFCPGSDRRAPPESLQHTVQFQKYQIEEKKRMELEKKQEEEQLDRIRRDSARTALLIERQQARLNKQLRQHLDSTNNKLAQAQKEQKADIERGRIDDSFFSKFNTCSR; encoded by the exons ATggacacattttattgttgcaCCGACAATAAACCTCGTATGATGGAACAGTCAGTGGAGACGTGTGGACTCATTCCTGATCTA GTTGACAAGGAAGCCCTCAACATGCAGataagacaaaagaagaaacaagaagaggcagcaaaagaggaacaaaatgcTTATG ATGCAGAAATGCTTCATAATAGCAAAACAGCTGGCCTTCTCCATAGAAGACAAGTGAAGGAGAAGCATGCGATGGAAAGGGCTATCGTTGACTACCGGCATCAGAACCAGCAGCCTTGGAAGCAGAGAGAGTATGACCTGAATGACCCAGACCGCTGTAGAAAAACAGAACGAGGCGATACACAGATGATGCCCCCTGGCCTGGTGGGCGAGGACCCGGACAGTAAGgtcagacagcagagacagaaggagcagCTCAGGGAGTGGCTCATCCAGCAGCAGGGTGAGCGAGCAGCAGAAAGGCATCAACGAAAGCTGGAAG aGCAACTCTATGACCAAAGAAGAGTAGAAATGAACAACCAATGTCTACAGCTTCAGAACCTtgagctggagaggagaagagcagaagctgtCGCCACTCGAGAGTACAATCTGGCCAAG ATTGAAGAGAAGCGACAGCAAGGACAGCTGGAAGATTTAGTGAATGAACCCACTCCGGACATGGTGGGAGGGCCCATTTTCTGTCCCGGCAGTGATAGGAGAGCCCCTCCGGAGAGCCTGCAGCACACTGTCCAGTTCCAGAAATATCAAATAGAGGAGAAAAAg agGATGGAAttagagaaaaaacaagaagaggagcAACTCGATCGTATCCGCAGGGACTCGGCTCGTACAGCTTTGTTGATAGAGAGACAGCAGGCAAGACTCAACAAGCAGCTGAGACAACACCTGGACAGCACCAACAACAAACTGGCACAGGCACAGAAAGAACA GAAAGCAGACATTGAAAGAGGACGTATTGACGACAGCTTCTTCTCCAAATTCAACACCTGCAGCAGATGA
- the ribc2 gene encoding RIB43A-like with coiled-coils protein 2 isoform X1: protein MLNVELLSEKVARTTLERRRKTEAERHERIFNDKLRTIGVDKEALNMQIRQKKKQEEAAKEEQNAYDAEMLHNSKTAGLLHRRQVKEKHAMERAIVDYRHQNQQPWKQREYDLNDPDRCRKTERGDTQMMPPGLVGEDPDSKVRQQRQKEQLREWLIQQQGERAAERHQRKLEEQLYDQRRVEMNNQCLQLQNLELERRRAEAVATREYNLAKIEEKRQQGQLEDLVNEPTPDMVGGPIFCPGSDRRAPPESLQHTVQFQKYQIEEKKRMELEKKQEEEQLDRIRRDSARTALLIERQQARLNKQLRQHLDSTNNKLAQAQKEQKADIERGRIDDSFFSKFNTCSR, encoded by the exons ATGCTTAACGTTGAATTACTCTCAGAAAAAGTCGCTAGAACAACTCTGGAGAGGCGGCGCAAAACGGAAGCCGAGAGACACGAGAGGATTTTTAATGACAAACTGAGGACCATAGGG GTTGACAAGGAAGCCCTCAACATGCAGataagacaaaagaagaaacaagaagaggcagcaaaagaggaacaaaatgcTTATG ATGCAGAAATGCTTCATAATAGCAAAACAGCTGGCCTTCTCCATAGAAGACAAGTGAAGGAGAAGCATGCGATGGAAAGGGCTATCGTTGACTACCGGCATCAGAACCAGCAGCCTTGGAAGCAGAGAGAGTATGACCTGAATGACCCAGACCGCTGTAGAAAAACAGAACGAGGCGATACACAGATGATGCCCCCTGGCCTGGTGGGCGAGGACCCGGACAGTAAGgtcagacagcagagacagaaggagcagCTCAGGGAGTGGCTCATCCAGCAGCAGGGTGAGCGAGCAGCAGAAAGGCATCAACGAAAGCTGGAAG aGCAACTCTATGACCAAAGAAGAGTAGAAATGAACAACCAATGTCTACAGCTTCAGAACCTtgagctggagaggagaagagcagaagctgtCGCCACTCGAGAGTACAATCTGGCCAAG ATTGAAGAGAAGCGACAGCAAGGACAGCTGGAAGATTTAGTGAATGAACCCACTCCGGACATGGTGGGAGGGCCCATTTTCTGTCCCGGCAGTGATAGGAGAGCCCCTCCGGAGAGCCTGCAGCACACTGTCCAGTTCCAGAAATATCAAATAGAGGAGAAAAAg agGATGGAAttagagaaaaaacaagaagaggagcAACTCGATCGTATCCGCAGGGACTCGGCTCGTACAGCTTTGTTGATAGAGAGACAGCAGGCAAGACTCAACAAGCAGCTGAGACAACACCTGGACAGCACCAACAACAAACTGGCACAGGCACAGAAAGAACA GAAAGCAGACATTGAAAGAGGACGTATTGACGACAGCTTCTTCTCCAAATTCAACACCTGCAGCAGATGA
- the ribc2 gene encoding RIB43A-like with coiled-coils protein 2 isoform X3 produces the protein MLNVELLSEKVARTTLERRRKTEAERHERIFNDKLRTIGVDKEALNMQIRQKKKQEEAAKEEQNAYDAEMLHNSKTAGLLHRRQVKEKHAMERAIVDYRHQNQQPWKQREYDLNDPDRCRKTERGDTQMMPPGLVGEDPDSKVRQQRQKEQLREWLIQQQEQLYDQRRVEMNNQCLQLQNLELERRRAEAVATREYNLAKIEEKRQQGQLEDLVNEPTPDMVGGPIFCPGSDRRAPPESLQHTVQFQKYQIEEKKRMELEKKQEEEQLDRIRRDSARTALLIERQQARLNKQLRQHLDSTNNKLAQAQKEQKADIERGRIDDSFFSKFNTCSR, from the exons ATGCTTAACGTTGAATTACTCTCAGAAAAAGTCGCTAGAACAACTCTGGAGAGGCGGCGCAAAACGGAAGCCGAGAGACACGAGAGGATTTTTAATGACAAACTGAGGACCATAGGG GTTGACAAGGAAGCCCTCAACATGCAGataagacaaaagaagaaacaagaagaggcagcaaaagaggaacaaaatgcTTATG ATGCAGAAATGCTTCATAATAGCAAAACAGCTGGCCTTCTCCATAGAAGACAAGTGAAGGAGAAGCATGCGATGGAAAGGGCTATCGTTGACTACCGGCATCAGAACCAGCAGCCTTGGAAGCAGAGAGAGTATGACCTGAATGACCCAGACCGCTGTAGAAAAACAGAACGAGGCGATACACAGATGATGCCCCCTGGCCTGGTGGGCGAGGACCCGGACAGTAAGgtcagacagcagagacagaaggagcagCTCAGGGAGTGGCTCATCCAGCAGCAGG aGCAACTCTATGACCAAAGAAGAGTAGAAATGAACAACCAATGTCTACAGCTTCAGAACCTtgagctggagaggagaagagcagaagctgtCGCCACTCGAGAGTACAATCTGGCCAAG ATTGAAGAGAAGCGACAGCAAGGACAGCTGGAAGATTTAGTGAATGAACCCACTCCGGACATGGTGGGAGGGCCCATTTTCTGTCCCGGCAGTGATAGGAGAGCCCCTCCGGAGAGCCTGCAGCACACTGTCCAGTTCCAGAAATATCAAATAGAGGAGAAAAAg agGATGGAAttagagaaaaaacaagaagaggagcAACTCGATCGTATCCGCAGGGACTCGGCTCGTACAGCTTTGTTGATAGAGAGACAGCAGGCAAGACTCAACAAGCAGCTGAGACAACACCTGGACAGCACCAACAACAAACTGGCACAGGCACAGAAAGAACA GAAAGCAGACATTGAAAGAGGACGTATTGACGACAGCTTCTTCTCCAAATTCAACACCTGCAGCAGATGA